In the genome of Bradyrhizobium arachidis, one region contains:
- a CDS encoding cytochrome P450, with translation MTPRLDFTSEAFFRDPPRAIAALRGQGPVVATRFPLVGDVWITTTHDATAQVLKDGATFTLRKEGGGVAGVRWWMPKLVTTIANNMLTMDEPDHTRLRSIVDEAFRRRAIVAMEPRIRAIADDLASKLFAAGSPADLVERYARILPLSVISELLGLPMADRPRFIAWANAMSSLTNVVSFVRLLFAFRNMRAYLAEQLQIAREQGGEGLIAELVQVEREGGQITPDEMVAMVFLLLAAGSETTTHLISGSVYELLRNPGLRDWLEQDWGRAALAVEEFLRFVSPVQFSKPRYVRRDIELDGVRLKKGDRVMVMLAAANMDPAVHDQPERLDLERKPNRHMSFGTGIHFCLGHQLARIEASCALEALFTRWPRLGLAVDPSQIRWRKRPGIRMIAKLPVTAESEGTRVTAAASATVDRSLAQAS, from the coding sequence ATGACACCGCGCCTCGATTTCACCAGCGAGGCCTTCTTTCGCGATCCGCCCAGGGCGATCGCCGCGTTGCGGGGGCAGGGCCCCGTCGTTGCGACGCGCTTTCCCCTGGTCGGCGACGTCTGGATCACGACCACGCACGATGCAACTGCCCAGGTGCTGAAGGACGGTGCGACCTTCACGCTGCGCAAAGAAGGCGGCGGCGTCGCGGGCGTCCGCTGGTGGATGCCAAAACTCGTCACCACCATCGCCAACAACATGCTGACGATGGACGAGCCTGATCATACGCGGCTGCGCAGCATCGTCGACGAGGCGTTCCGCCGCCGCGCCATCGTGGCGATGGAGCCGCGCATCCGTGCCATTGCCGACGATCTCGCGTCAAAGCTTTTCGCGGCCGGAAGCCCGGCCGATCTCGTCGAGCGCTATGCGCGCATCCTGCCACTGTCGGTGATTTCGGAGCTGCTCGGCCTGCCCATGGCCGATCGCCCGAGATTCATCGCCTGGGCCAATGCGATGTCCTCGCTGACGAATGTCGTCAGCTTCGTCCGCCTGTTGTTCGCCTTCCGCAACATGCGCGCGTATCTGGCGGAGCAGTTGCAGATCGCGCGCGAGCAGGGCGGCGAGGGGCTGATTGCCGAGCTGGTCCAGGTCGAACGCGAGGGTGGCCAGATCACGCCGGACGAAATGGTGGCAATGGTGTTCCTGCTGCTGGCGGCGGGCTCGGAGACGACGACGCATCTCATCAGCGGCTCGGTCTACGAGCTGCTGAGAAATCCCGGCTTGCGTGATTGGCTGGAACAGGACTGGGGCCGCGCGGCCCTCGCCGTCGAGGAGTTCTTGCGTTTCGTCTCGCCCGTGCAATTTTCAAAACCGCGCTATGTGCGGCGGGACATCGAGCTCGACGGCGTGCGCCTGAAGAAGGGCGATCGCGTCATGGTCATGCTCGCCGCCGCGAACATGGACCCTGCAGTGCACGACCAGCCGGAACGGCTCGATCTCGAACGCAAGCCGAACCGCCATATGTCCTTCGGCACGGGAATTCATTTCTGTCTCGGACATCAGCTCGCGCGGATCGAGGCGAGTTGCGCGCTCGAGGCCTTGTTCACGCGCTGGCCGCGGCTCGGTCTTGCCGTCGATCCATCGCAGATTCGTTGGCGCAAGCGGCCCGGCATTCGCATGATTGCGAAACTTCCGGTCACAGCCGAGTCCGAGGGAACACGGGTGACGGCTGCGGCATCCGCGACAGTTGATCGTTCCCTGGCTCAAGCGAGCTGA
- a CDS encoding DUF763 domain-containing protein has product MTRRTGSADLPLHTGRVPPWLASRMASLGAIVTQAIVLHYGRDAFLQRLSHPFWFQSFGAVMGMDWHSSGITTSVIGALKRGLGPLQDELGIYVCGGRGQHSRKTPDELLQLGDRVGFDGVSLTRASRLVAKVDSAAVQDGFDLYLHGFFVTTDGKWTVVQQGMNGDKRQARRYHWHSEALKSFVDAPHSAIDGPQQGEIVNLTDHRADISRTAQLELLNDLGPDRILTEFERLTGTAPEPAQAMLPHLIMPDHHDVRPKDVFARRLHGTLAAAAERGPVDFPELLLTPGVGARTVRSLAMVAEVVHGAPYRFRDPARFSLAHGGKDRHPYPVPIKVYDETIRVLKGAIQNAKLGREEEMQAIKRLDEQARRLERTARGPSVEAYIAGERAASPDLDGRSVFGWERDLAATKNRTG; this is encoded by the coding sequence ATGACCAGACGCACCGGCAGCGCCGATCTTCCTCTTCACACCGGGCGGGTTCCGCCGTGGCTGGCGAGCCGCATGGCCTCGCTCGGGGCGATCGTCACGCAGGCGATCGTGCTCCATTACGGGCGCGATGCATTCCTGCAGCGTCTATCGCATCCGTTCTGGTTCCAGTCTTTCGGCGCCGTGATGGGGATGGATTGGCACTCCTCGGGCATCACGACCTCGGTGATCGGCGCGCTGAAGCGCGGCCTCGGACCGCTCCAGGACGAGCTTGGCATCTATGTCTGCGGCGGCCGCGGCCAGCATTCGCGCAAGACACCGGACGAGCTGTTGCAGCTCGGCGATCGCGTCGGCTTCGACGGCGTGAGCCTCACCCGCGCCAGCCGCCTCGTGGCGAAAGTCGACAGCGCCGCGGTGCAGGACGGGTTTGACCTTTATCTGCACGGCTTCTTCGTCACGACCGACGGCAAATGGACGGTGGTGCAGCAGGGCATGAACGGCGACAAGCGCCAGGCCCGCCGCTATCACTGGCATTCCGAGGCGCTGAAGAGTTTTGTCGACGCGCCGCACAGCGCGATCGACGGGCCGCAGCAGGGCGAGATCGTCAACCTCACCGACCATCGCGCCGATATCTCGCGCACCGCGCAGCTCGAGCTGCTGAACGATCTCGGTCCGGATCGCATCCTCACCGAATTCGAGCGGCTCACTGGAACGGCGCCGGAGCCGGCACAGGCCATGCTGCCGCACCTGATCATGCCTGATCATCACGATGTCAGGCCCAAGGACGTGTTCGCGCGGCGCCTGCATGGAACCCTCGCCGCCGCGGCCGAGCGCGGCCCGGTCGATTTCCCGGAGCTATTGCTAACACCCGGCGTCGGCGCGCGCACGGTGCGCTCGCTGGCGATGGTCGCCGAGGTCGTGCATGGCGCGCCCTATCGTTTCAGGGATCCCGCGCGCTTCTCACTCGCCCATGGCGGCAAGGACCGGCATCCCTACCCCGTCCCGATCAAGGTCTATGACGAGACCATCCGTGTGCTGAAGGGCGCGATCCAGAACGCAAAGCTCGGGCGCGAGGAAGAGATGCAGGCGATCAAGCGCCTCGACGAGCAGGCGCGGCGGCTCGAGCGCACCGCGCGCGGGCCGTCGGTCGAAGCCTACATTGCCGGCGAGCGCGCGGCTTCGCCCGATCTCGACGGCCGCTCCGTGTTCGGCTGGGAGCGTGATCTTGCCGCCACAAAAAATCGGACCGGCTGA